Proteins co-encoded in one Desulfitobacterium hafniense DCB-2 genomic window:
- a CDS encoding sugar ABC transporter substrate-binding protein gives MKKVLSLIIVLLLSMALTGCNMQSLLGGLMGSKEKTSSKSSQQEEKKIIAVALNQEDPNKDMFLLGIQELAEKEELEVKVLTSKEQGDANALKDAKVLIVQAGEQSFLKEAEKGDIPILALNGLPPGVKAKGVILPDPDQTGRLMAQQIQGKVTEGQVVYLQGEAEDAVAQMNMAAFKQELGKNPKITVHSITNPPESETIAMQSLMEHLQKNPGQVKAICAKNEKLLALAYELLRSMQLTDKVQLMGGQANSKSLQRIASGSQIADIDTSPYVQGVNAFQWAQKLMDKQSVDITQSITGDQGEVAAKIIPVKTVTTENLALIQKSYAKAAEAQKELERKKSESQTKGSESQGKQKSTEKSSNEDSGKEQSGEGKDAESKEQGQEGSSSAQGQSGGQGVMPEGVSKVTEKVHTEILREYLDEKGNVLGTEKNANDQVRTIPPEMLLKEQQQQQQQQQQQGEQGQQGDRQDKQGGNSSEQAKQGE, from the coding sequence ATGAAAAAAGTGCTTTCCTTGATCATCGTGTTACTTCTAAGTATGGCCTTAACCGGCTGCAACATGCAATCTCTTTTGGGCGGCTTAATGGGGAGCAAGGAGAAAACCTCGAGTAAATCCTCTCAGCAAGAAGAGAAAAAAATAATAGCGGTGGCTTTGAACCAGGAGGATCCCAATAAAGATATGTTTCTGCTCGGCATCCAGGAGTTGGCTGAAAAAGAAGAATTGGAAGTTAAGGTTTTGACGTCAAAAGAACAAGGGGATGCCAACGCCCTTAAGGATGCCAAGGTTCTCATTGTTCAAGCTGGGGAGCAGTCCTTTTTAAAGGAAGCGGAAAAGGGAGATATACCTATTCTGGCGTTAAACGGGCTGCCGCCCGGAGTGAAAGCCAAAGGGGTCATCCTGCCTGATCCGGATCAAACAGGCAGGCTAATGGCCCAGCAAATCCAGGGAAAGGTTACTGAAGGGCAGGTCGTCTACCTGCAGGGGGAAGCAGAAGATGCCGTCGCTCAAATGAATATGGCGGCCTTTAAGCAAGAGCTGGGTAAAAACCCCAAGATAACGGTACATAGCATTACCAATCCTCCGGAATCGGAAACCATAGCCATGCAAAGCCTTATGGAACATTTGCAGAAGAACCCCGGCCAAGTGAAGGCCATCTGCGCTAAGAATGAGAAGCTCCTTGCCCTGGCTTATGAACTGCTCAGATCCATGCAGCTTACCGATAAAGTTCAGCTTATGGGAGGACAGGCTAATTCCAAATCCTTGCAAAGGATTGCTTCAGGCAGTCAGATCGCAGATATTGATACATCACCCTATGTTCAAGGTGTTAATGCCTTTCAATGGGCGCAAAAATTAATGGATAAGCAATCCGTAGATATAACACAATCCATTACCGGCGATCAAGGTGAAGTGGCGGCGAAGATCATTCCGGTTAAAACGGTGACGACAGAAAATCTCGCCCTTATTCAGAAAAGCTATGCTAAAGCAGCCGAAGCTCAAAAAGAGCTGGAAAGGAAAAAATCGGAGTCTCAGACGAAGGGCTCGGAAAGTCAAGGGAAGCAAAAAAGTACAGAAAAAAGCAGTAATGAAGATAGTGGAAAAGAACAGAGCGGCGAAGGGAAAGATGCAGAGTCCAAAGAACAGGGCCAGGAAGGCTCTTCTTCAGCCCAGGGGCAGAGCGGCGGGCAGGGAGTTATGCCCGAAGGGGTAAGCAAAGTGACTGAAAAAGTTCATACAGAAATTCTCCGCGAATATCTGGATGAAAAGGGCAATGTTTTGGGAACAGAGAAAAATGCCAATGATCAAGTCCGTACCATTCCTCCGGAAATGCTCCTGAAAGAACAGCAACAACAACAGCAGCAACAGCAACAACAAGGAGAACAAGGACAGCAGGGGGATAGACAGGATAAGCAAGGAGGGAATAGCTCAGAACAAGCGAAACAGGGGGAATAG
- a CDS encoding ATP-binding protein, with the protein MNYIKRAMENTFLRLAKEFPALLLTGPRQTGKTTMLQKLAAEEKIGRNYVTLDDLTERQMAKNDPKMFLQIHKPPVFIDEVQYAPELFSYIKIHIDRHHRPGDFWLTGSQVFKLMDGVQESLAGRVGLLHMSPMSQAESCGADTTPFILDLEQLTRRVRERNPLDTPALYERIFRGGMPALVSGQYTDHWALYSSYISTYLDRDVKEISGTINSLRFMDFITAAAALCGQMLNYKTIADAAGIDQLTAKGWLGILERLGIIFYLHPYANNMLKRMVTKPKLYFYDCGLVAYLTKWSDSATLMNGAMSGAILENFVVSEIIKSYQNYGREAFIYYYRDKDTKEIDILLEDSGKLYPMEIKKTATPQKQLTRVFNVIDKATLERGTGAVLCTTDRLSAFDSENLIIPIWGI; encoded by the coding sequence GTGAACTATATTAAAAGAGCCATGGAAAATACTTTTCTCCGCCTAGCCAAAGAATTCCCGGCTTTGCTGCTTACCGGCCCAAGGCAGACGGGAAAGACCACTATGCTGCAAAAGCTGGCCGCAGAGGAGAAAATCGGACGAAACTATGTTACTCTGGACGATCTGACCGAGCGTCAGATGGCAAAAAACGACCCGAAGATGTTTCTCCAAATCCACAAACCGCCAGTGTTTATTGACGAAGTGCAGTACGCCCCAGAACTGTTTTCCTATATCAAAATCCATATTGATCGGCATCATCGTCCAGGAGATTTCTGGCTGACGGGATCACAAGTGTTCAAACTGATGGATGGAGTACAGGAATCACTGGCCGGTCGTGTCGGCCTGCTTCATATGTCGCCCATGTCCCAAGCGGAGAGCTGCGGCGCAGACACCACGCCCTTTATATTGGATTTGGAACAGCTTACCCGGCGGGTTAGAGAACGCAACCCTCTGGACACTCCCGCCCTCTATGAGCGCATCTTTCGAGGAGGTATGCCTGCTCTCGTCAGTGGTCAGTATACCGACCACTGGGCCTTATACTCCAGCTACATCAGCACTTACCTTGACCGGGATGTCAAGGAGATTTCCGGCACTATCAACTCCCTGCGCTTTATGGACTTTATCACAGCCGCCGCGGCCTTGTGCGGGCAGATGCTGAATTATAAGACCATCGCGGATGCTGCCGGGATTGACCAGTTAACTGCCAAAGGCTGGCTAGGGATTTTGGAACGGCTGGGAATTATCTTTTACTTGCATCCCTACGCCAACAACATGCTCAAGCGCATGGTAACCAAGCCTAAGCTCTATTTTTATGACTGCGGTTTGGTGGCCTACCTGACCAAATGGAGTGACAGCGCCACACTGATGAACGGCGCCATGAGCGGCGCTATTCTCGAAAACTTTGTGGTTTCGGAAATTATCAAGAGTTATCAGAACTATGGCAGGGAGGCCTTTATCTACTATTATCGGGACAAGGACACCAAAGAGATTGATATTCTACTGGAGGACAGCGGCAAGCTTTACCCCATGGAAATCAAGAAAACCGCGACACCCCAAAAGCAGCTCACCCGCGTATTTAATGTCATTGACAAGGCCACCCTGGAACGGGGGACAGGAGCGGTTCTTTGCACGACCGACAGACTCTCCGCATTTGACAGCGAGAATTTGATCATACCGATTTGGGGAATATGA
- a CDS encoding S41 family peptidase — protein MDLQESRWKEYLKNLGWVLAIGSLIFTVVVGGFIVTNLDHLGRLARVVKLVESDYLEEVSVDTLIEGATKGIVDSLGDPYSSYMNAQENEELMQQIEGKFGGVGIILSLKDPQKLVVLRPIKNTPAAKAGLQPGDVIIKIDDVDATTIDQEKAVSLMRGNPGTNVTLVVYRESIKQNVTVPLTRENIAVPTVEGLALPGNSDIAYIGISQFSSHTALELNEVLRNMDISKYKGMILDLRYNHGGELESAVGVASYFVQPGPIVYIVDKGGNAVTKASEGNYLGIPFVVLVNEESASAAEIVSGAIKDRGTGTLVGTKTFGKGIVQTIYQLDRGTSVKLTTAKYLTPNKIDIHKKGIEPDVEVKLKDGEEATLSPTTKAFDTQLTEALKVLRQQMK, from the coding sequence ATGGATTTGCAGGAGAGTCGTTGGAAAGAGTATTTAAAAAACCTGGGATGGGTTCTTGCCATAGGGAGTTTGATTTTTACGGTGGTTGTCGGGGGGTTCATTGTAACCAACCTGGATCATTTAGGCCGCTTGGCAAGAGTAGTCAAGCTTGTTGAAAGTGATTATTTGGAGGAAGTGTCTGTAGACACCCTGATCGAAGGTGCCACCAAAGGAATTGTGGATTCCTTGGGCGATCCTTATTCAAGTTATATGAATGCTCAAGAGAATGAAGAGCTTATGCAACAAATCGAAGGGAAATTCGGCGGCGTGGGGATTATTTTAAGTCTGAAAGATCCTCAGAAACTTGTGGTCCTAAGACCCATTAAAAACACTCCGGCCGCTAAAGCCGGACTACAGCCTGGAGATGTGATTATTAAGATCGATGATGTGGACGCCACCACCATCGATCAGGAAAAAGCCGTCTCCCTGATGCGCGGGAACCCGGGGACTAACGTGACTCTGGTGGTCTATCGGGAAAGCATTAAGCAGAATGTGACCGTTCCTTTAACCCGGGAAAATATCGCAGTACCCACGGTGGAGGGACTGGCTCTGCCAGGGAATTCGGATATAGCTTATATCGGAATTTCCCAGTTCTCCTCCCATACAGCTCTTGAACTCAATGAAGTGCTGCGCAATATGGATATCAGCAAATACAAAGGGATGATCTTGGATTTACGCTATAATCATGGCGGGGAATTAGAATCTGCTGTAGGAGTAGCCAGTTATTTTGTTCAGCCCGGCCCCATTGTCTATATTGTGGATAAAGGAGGCAATGCTGTAACCAAGGCTTCGGAAGGCAATTATTTAGGCATTCCCTTTGTGGTTTTGGTCAATGAGGAAAGCGCTTCCGCAGCTGAAATCGTTTCCGGGGCCATCAAAGATCGGGGAACGGGCACCCTTGTGGGTACCAAGACCTTCGGTAAAGGGATTGTGCAGACGATTTATCAACTGGATAGGGGGACCAGTGTGAAGCTGACCACCGCCAAGTATTTGACCCCTAATAAGATCGATATTCATAAAAAGGGCATCGAGCCTGATGTGGAAGTGAAGCTGAAGGATGGAGAGGAAGCAACTCTTTCTCCTACTACGAAAGCCTTTGATACTCAGCTCACGGAAGCTCTTAAGGTGCTTCGCCAACAGATGAAATAA
- a CDS encoding murein hydrolase activator EnvC family protein, translated as MTKRRGLIALLLTTVLLAGSVIPLQAGELEDAIKEQRDLQKKGEQARNQLNNLTYSADKLQNQIKNLATQITVASNSLNEKQIAYNQAVEAVNQSEQELKQREEDLAKRQEVLRNRVKEIYQIGQVSYLEILFEAENLSDFITRLEYFNRLVDNDQKILADISLEKARIEEETKVLQAHRDEAAKLKAEAEQAKKELDAKKKEHQAALDSNKKAQNDIFEQIAQMEADSNAIAEKIRKLTSNSGVVHGTISTYPLPGYYEISSAYGWRIHPITKQKSLHTGVDLPAPTGTKVLAAGNGEVIMAGWYGAYGNAVIVDHGGGYTTLYGHNSKLAAKVGDMVQAGDLISYVGSTGWSTGPHLHFEVRINGETTDPMQFFR; from the coding sequence ATGACCAAGAGAAGGGGGCTCATAGCCCTTTTGCTCACAACAGTATTGCTGGCAGGTTCTGTCATTCCACTTCAAGCCGGGGAATTAGAGGATGCCATAAAAGAACAAAGGGATCTGCAAAAGAAAGGGGAACAGGCCCGCAATCAGTTAAACAATCTGACGTATTCTGCCGATAAACTGCAAAACCAGATTAAGAATTTAGCAACTCAGATTACGGTAGCTTCGAATAGCTTGAATGAAAAACAGATCGCCTATAATCAGGCGGTGGAAGCTGTGAATCAATCCGAGCAGGAGCTCAAGCAGCGGGAGGAAGACCTGGCCAAGCGCCAGGAGGTTCTGCGGAATCGGGTCAAAGAAATCTATCAGATCGGTCAAGTGAGTTATCTGGAAATCCTTTTTGAAGCGGAAAATCTCAGTGATTTTATCACCCGCCTGGAGTACTTTAACCGTCTGGTTGATAATGATCAAAAGATCCTTGCCGATATCAGCCTGGAAAAGGCCAGAATCGAAGAAGAAACGAAAGTGCTGCAAGCCCACCGGGATGAAGCGGCTAAGCTGAAGGCTGAAGCGGAGCAGGCCAAAAAGGAACTGGATGCCAAGAAGAAGGAGCATCAGGCAGCACTTGATTCCAACAAAAAAGCTCAGAATGATATCTTTGAGCAAATTGCACAAATGGAAGCGGACTCTAACGCCATTGCTGAAAAAATCCGCAAATTAACCAGCAACTCCGGCGTGGTCCATGGAACCATCAGCACTTATCCCTTACCGGGTTATTATGAAATCAGCAGTGCTTATGGTTGGCGGATTCATCCCATAACGAAGCAGAAAAGCTTGCATACCGGGGTGGATTTACCGGCACCCACCGGAACCAAGGTTTTGGCGGCGGGGAACGGGGAAGTTATTATGGCCGGTTGGTATGGGGCCTATGGAAATGCCGTGATCGTGGATCATGGGGGCGGATACACCACCCTTTACGGCCACAATTCCAAACTGGCCGCTAAAGTTGGAGATATGGTGCAAGCCGGTGATCTGATATCCTATGTGGGCTCCACAGGCTGGAGCACAGGACCCCATCTTCACTTTGAAGTGCGCATCAATGGGGAAACTACGGATCCCATGCAATTTTTTCGCTAA
- the ftsX gene encoding permease-like cell division protein FtsX yields MALNSVEYIFREVFNSIRRNVWLSIASVLTVMISMVILGASVFFLLNASNLASNFESELEIAVFAQDDLDSAEVKALGERLTDLAGVDTIEFVPKDQALKNFTGSLNSTTIAADLGDTNPFPDKYTVHVVDPQQVENVAVQITKLTGVDNVVYGKNLVEPLLKFTKWLRWAGTAVVGLFAIASLILISLNIKMNVFSRRKEIEIMKLVGASNAFIRWPFILEGMFLGLVGGLLAILLVGFGYDWLADYIQTTLAFMPVVNETELIGKVLGSIVLLGMGIGAAGSVISLRRFLKV; encoded by the coding sequence ATGGCACTTAACTCTGTAGAATACATATTTCGTGAAGTATTTAATTCTATTCGCAGAAATGTATGGCTAAGTATTGCTTCAGTGCTGACCGTGATGATCTCTATGGTCATTTTGGGGGCGTCGGTGTTTTTCCTGCTCAATGCCTCTAACCTGGCTTCGAACTTTGAATCCGAACTGGAGATTGCTGTATTTGCCCAGGATGATTTGGATTCCGCGGAAGTCAAGGCTTTGGGGGAGAGGCTCACAGACTTGGCGGGAGTGGATACCATTGAGTTTGTTCCCAAAGACCAGGCTTTGAAAAATTTTACCGGCTCCCTGAATTCCACCACCATTGCAGCGGATTTAGGAGATACAAACCCTTTTCCGGATAAATACACCGTCCATGTGGTGGACCCCCAGCAAGTAGAAAATGTAGCCGTCCAGATTACTAAGCTTACCGGTGTGGATAATGTGGTTTATGGTAAAAACCTGGTGGAGCCTTTGCTGAAGTTTACCAAGTGGCTCCGCTGGGCAGGAACAGCGGTGGTAGGGTTGTTTGCCATCGCCTCCCTGATTTTGATTTCTTTAAATATTAAGATGAATGTTTTTTCGCGCCGCAAGGAAATTGAGATTATGAAGCTTGTCGGGGCGAGCAATGCCTTTATCCGCTGGCCCTTTATTTTGGAGGGGATGTTCCTGGGATTGGTTGGCGGTCTGCTGGCTATCCTGCTGGTGGGATTTGGTTATGATTGGCTGGCAGATTACATTCAAACCACCCTGGCTTTTATGCCCGTAGTTAATGAAACGGAGCTCATCGGTAAGGTTCTGGGTTCTATCGTCCTGTTAGGGATGGGAATAGGTGCAGCGGGAAGCGTGATTTCCTTAAGGCGCTTCTTAAAAGTTTAA
- the ftsE gene encoding cell division ATP-binding protein FtsE, protein MIQITNVSKIYPNGAKALVDISLKIDKGEFVFLVGPSGAGKSTLIRLLYREELPTRGQVTMNGKSMIRMREREVPHLRRNIGVIFQDFRLLPNKTAFENVAFALEVIGVGNREVKSRTKKALELVGLANKEKAFPHELSGGEQQRVSVARAIVNNPSLLVADEPTGNLDSETAWEIMELLYNINRRGTTIVMATHARDIVDQMQKRVITIEDGKVARDQKQGAYGYGT, encoded by the coding sequence ATGATCCAAATAACGAATGTATCGAAGATCTATCCGAACGGTGCCAAGGCCCTTGTCGATATTAGTCTAAAAATAGACAAAGGGGAGTTCGTTTTTCTGGTAGGACCCAGTGGCGCGGGGAAATCCACCCTGATCCGCTTGCTCTACCGTGAGGAATTGCCCACCCGCGGTCAAGTGACCATGAATGGTAAAAGTATGATTCGGATGCGGGAACGGGAAGTTCCCCATTTGCGCAGAAATATTGGCGTTATTTTTCAGGATTTTCGCCTTTTACCGAATAAAACTGCCTTTGAAAATGTGGCTTTTGCCTTGGAGGTCATCGGTGTCGGCAACCGGGAGGTCAAGAGTCGGACCAAAAAGGCTCTGGAGCTGGTGGGTTTAGCCAATAAGGAGAAAGCCTTTCCCCATGAGTTATCCGGAGGGGAGCAGCAGAGGGTTTCGGTAGCCAGGGCCATTGTCAATAATCCCTCTCTTTTAGTCGCAGATGAACCTACGGGTAATCTGGACTCAGAGACTGCCTGGGAGATTATGGAGCTTCTTTATAATATTAATCGTCGCGGGACGACGATTGTGATGGCCACCCATGCCCGGGATATCGTCGATCAAATGCAGAAGCGTGTCATAACGATTGAAGATGGCAAAGTTGCACGTGATCAGAAGCAGGGGGCTTACGGATATGGCACTTAA
- a CDS encoding transketolase family protein, with protein MAKQATRDAYGKTLVALGAENKDIVVLDADLSKSTKTADFAKHYPERFFNMGIAEANLMGTAAGLAAAGKIPFASTFAIFATGRAFEQIRNSIAYPKLNVKIAATHAGVTVGEDGGSHQAVEDVAIMRAVPNMTVLVPADGVETQQAIRAAAAYEGPVYIRMGRLDVPLLFDDQYQFEIGKANVLREGSDCVVFANGVMVAAALEAAQDLEQENIRVAVVNVASVKPLDVQTIVACAQKTGAAVTAEEHNIIGGLGSAVAEALSEQAPTPLVRVGIKDTFGESGRPLELLEKYGLTKKEVVAAVKVAIARK; from the coding sequence TTGGCTAAACAAGCAACACGGGATGCCTATGGTAAAACTTTAGTGGCCTTAGGAGCAGAAAATAAGGATATCGTTGTCCTGGATGCGGATCTGTCTAAATCTACGAAGACCGCGGATTTTGCCAAACACTACCCGGAACGGTTTTTTAATATGGGAATTGCTGAAGCCAACCTTATGGGCACAGCGGCGGGTTTGGCAGCGGCGGGCAAGATCCCCTTCGCCAGCACTTTTGCTATTTTTGCCACAGGACGGGCTTTTGAGCAGATTCGCAATTCCATCGCTTATCCCAAACTAAATGTTAAGATTGCCGCCACTCATGCCGGTGTTACCGTTGGGGAGGACGGAGGATCGCATCAGGCGGTGGAGGATGTGGCCATTATGAGGGCTGTACCCAATATGACCGTATTGGTTCCTGCCGATGGGGTGGAAACTCAGCAAGCCATCCGGGCTGCCGCAGCCTATGAAGGCCCTGTTTATATTCGGATGGGCCGGCTTGATGTTCCTTTGCTTTTTGACGATCAGTATCAGTTCGAGATCGGTAAAGCCAATGTTCTTCGGGAGGGCTCGGACTGTGTTGTTTTTGCTAACGGGGTCATGGTGGCGGCCGCTTTGGAAGCTGCTCAAGACCTTGAACAGGAAAATATCCGGGTTGCGGTGGTTAATGTAGCCTCTGTAAAGCCTCTGGATGTGCAGACCATCGTCGCTTGCGCCCAAAAGACCGGTGCGGCGGTGACTGCCGAGGAGCATAACATTATTGGCGGCTTGGGAAGCGCAGTAGCCGAAGCCTTAAGTGAACAGGCGCCTACGCCCTTGGTCCGGGTCGGGATTAAGGATACCTTTGGCGAATCAGGCCGCCCCTTGGAGTTGCTGGAGAAATACGGCTTAACCAAAAAGGAAGTGGTGGCGGCAGTAAAGGTGGCTATAGCCAGGAAATAG
- a CDS encoding transketolase — MVRVLELKRMANQIRQDIITMLVPAKSGHPGGSLSAADILAALYFYEMKVNPEDPHWAERDRFVLAKGHAAPVLYAALAEKGYFPKEEILGLRQTGRILQGHPDMRKVPGVDMSTGSLGQGLSAANGMALAGKADKKDFRVYVVLGDGEMAEGQVWEAAMAAAHYKLDNVTAVLDYNGLQIDGTTDNVMASDPLDDKWRAFGWHVIEVDGHNMEELLAAFAEAKTIKGKPTILIARTVKGKGVSFMENQVGWHGNAPSAEQAEQALKELREEAARLG, encoded by the coding sequence ATGGTGAGGGTACTTGAACTGAAACGGATGGCCAATCAAATACGTCAGGATATTATTACCATGCTTGTGCCGGCTAAATCAGGTCATCCTGGGGGCAGCTTATCGGCAGCGGATATATTGGCCGCCCTGTATTTTTATGAAATGAAAGTTAATCCGGAGGATCCCCATTGGGCGGAGCGGGATCGCTTTGTATTGGCGAAGGGGCATGCCGCACCGGTCCTTTATGCAGCCCTTGCTGAAAAGGGCTACTTCCCCAAAGAGGAAATCCTGGGACTACGGCAAACCGGCCGCATCCTGCAGGGGCATCCGGATATGAGGAAAGTCCCCGGTGTGGATATGTCCACAGGCTCTTTGGGCCAAGGCCTTTCCGCAGCCAATGGGATGGCCCTTGCCGGAAAAGCGGACAAGAAGGATTTTCGGGTCTATGTGGTTTTAGGAGACGGTGAAATGGCGGAGGGTCAAGTGTGGGAGGCGGCTATGGCTGCAGCACACTACAAGCTGGATAATGTCACCGCCGTTCTCGACTACAATGGTCTGCAAATTGACGGAACCACAGATAATGTGATGGCTTCTGATCCCTTGGACGACAAATGGCGGGCCTTTGGCTGGCATGTCATCGAGGTGGATGGACATAATATGGAAGAGCTGCTGGCTGCTTTTGCCGAAGCTAAAACTATTAAAGGAAAACCGACGATACTTATTGCCCGGACGGTCAAGGGTAAAGGGGTGTCCTTTATGGAAAACCAGGTAGGCTGGCATGGGAATGCCCCCAGTGCTGAACAAGCAGAGCAAGCCTTAAAGGAATTGAGAGAGGAGGCGGCACGCCTTGGCTAA
- the prfB gene encoding peptide chain release factor 2 (programmed frameshift), translated as MIFEWKKELESLEVRLADLRVSLDVPQREDKISILEIELQRPDFWDNPEGAQKVMQELSYQQEKVKTYYTLQQQLDDMLTLYQMAVEEKDESLEPELEEGILALQQRLDGLELEILLSGPYDRNNAIVTLHAGAGGTEAQDWVSMLYRMYIRYGERHGYKVETMDFLPGDEAGIKSATLSFAGENAFGYLKAEKGVHRLVRISPFDASGRRHTSFASVDVIPEVMEDNAEIQIPPEDLKVDTYRASGAGGQHVNKTSSAVRITHLPTGIVVQSQSERSQIQNRAYCLRILQAKLLELKRKQQEDEISEIRGEQQEIAWGSQIRSYVFHPYNMVKDHRTNEETANTGAVMDGEIDQFIAAYLQKTKAVQ; from the exons GTGATATTTGAATGGAAAAAAGAGCTGGAAAGTTTAGAAGTGCGCTTAGCAGATTTGAGGGTTTCACTT GACGTCCCTCAGCGTGAGGATAAAATCAGTATTTTAGAGATTGAACTGCAAAGGCCGGACTTTTGGGATAATCCAGAAGGGGCGCAAAAAGTGATGCAGGAGCTTTCTTATCAACAGGAGAAAGTCAAAACCTATTACACCTTGCAGCAGCAGCTGGATGATATGCTCACCCTCTATCAAATGGCGGTGGAAGAAAAGGATGAATCCCTGGAGCCTGAACTTGAGGAAGGAATCCTGGCTCTGCAGCAACGGCTGGATGGTTTGGAGCTGGAGATTCTGCTCAGCGGTCCCTATGATCGGAATAATGCCATAGTTACCCTGCATGCGGGAGCCGGCGGCACAGAAGCCCAGGACTGGGTATCCATGCTGTATCGGATGTATATCCGCTATGGAGAACGCCACGGTTATAAAGTGGAAACCATGGATTTCCTGCCCGGCGATGAAGCAGGGATTAAGAGTGCGACCTTATCCTTTGCGGGAGAAAATGCCTTCGGCTATTTGAAAGCGGAGAAAGGGGTTCACCGTTTAGTGCGGATATCTCCCTTTGACGCTTCGGGACGCCGTCATACCTCTTTTGCCTCTGTGGATGTTATACCTGAGGTGATGGAGGATAATGCTGAAATTCAGATTCCGCCCGAAGATCTCAAGGTGGATACCTACCGGGCCAGCGGTGCGGGGGGACAGCATGTCAATAAGACCAGTTCTGCGGTCCGGATCACTCACTTACCCACGGGGATTGTGGTCCAGTCCCAAAGTGAGCGTTCTCAGATTCAGAACAGGGCCTACTGCTTGCGCATCCTGCAAGCCAAGCTCCTGGAGCTGAAGCGCAAACAGCAGGAAGATGAAATTTCGGAGATTCGCGGGGAACAACAGGAGATCGCGTGGGGAAGCCAGATTCGCTCCTATGTGTTCCATCCTTATAATATGGTTAAGGATCACCGGACCAATGAGGAAACAGCGAATACCGGAGCTGTCATGGACGGAGAGATTGACCAGTTTATCGCTGCTTATCTGCAAAAGACCAAAGCTGTTCAGTAA